Proteins from a single region of Platichthys flesus chromosome 16, fPlaFle2.1, whole genome shotgun sequence:
- the LOC133970860 gene encoding neurabin-2-like, protein MMKTERPSATGGNGASGGSSGGSGSSNLRSPSPHRNAYEAGLAALKKATDHLNNAANGGGSDPASKPAPLPRPTGRGRRYGSNVHRIKNMFMQMQSPGDEEEGAKLIGADQAVKLSLPRASSLNENVDHSALLKLGGTVSEKVNRFDHKPGGEGESSSVGFTKLQETRRIFEQRTLQEKQAATNRILLKKERASGFQGSRLDVVARFNGSTEALDRLDDPPPSAPAPPPPPPPTPPPAPAPAPPPSSIPAAAASVGPGDAVSPTVSQLSAVFEKVEPPSDPTPPQRRSAPALAPKPKPPARGEAVGRKVKSLPPGKEAPEERAGDAERSEGVVTSEEKDGSRQSGDQLSSISSSAAVASSSSSSEAQPGVEAQPAGTEARGSSTAAPDREPPAEDLDGPSEGSEAGARLVQAEVHASLENGEKEPPGSSPSSKEQGANFERGGEEEEEEEEEEEENDDDGSRKEDYSEGDLVDISAYSGLGEEDSGGSQLDDEDEEDEEPYQPESSCSEIAGLPEEEEPPPSNRKIQFSVQPIKVFTTYSNEDYDRRNDDVDPMAASAEYELEKRVEKLDLFPVELEKDSDGLGISIIGMGAGADMGLEKLGIFVKTVTEGGAAQRDNRILVNDLIVEVDGTSLVGVTQTFAASVLRNTTGTVRFVIGREKPGEQSEVAQLIQQTLEQERWQRDMMEQRYKQYMDEDEETGEYATDEEEEMSPVFPNSIEVFDLAENQDMMSPEDMDPEKLAHKFKELQIKHAVTQAELQLLKRKLAHAEQDKLRWRMERAQLEQNIRDSKERMEKLEGYWMEAQSLCKAVDEHLKETQSQYQTLERKYSKAKRLIKEYQQKEIEHLKKETAQRRAEEESDATHKEETDNLQDKISDLETKVDALKTPPKTS, encoded by the exons ATGATGAAGACTGAGCGCCCGTCGGCCACGGGGGGCAACGGGGCGTCCGGGGGGAGCAGCGGGGGAAGCGGGAGCTCGAACCTGCGGAGTCCCTCACCCCATCGCAACGCCTACGAGGCGGGGCTGGCGGCTCTGAAGAAGGCCACCGACCACCTCAACAACGCCGCCAACGGGGGGGGCTCTGACCCGGCCTCAAAGCCCGCCCCCTTGCCTCGCCCGACCGGGAGAGGCCGGAGATATGGATCCAACGTCCACCGCATCAAGAACATGTTCATGCAGATGCAGTCGCctggagacgaggaggaaggagcCAAGCTGATCG GTGCAGACCAGGCGGTGAAGCTGTCGCTGCCACGCGCCTCCAGCCTCAACGAGAACGTGGACCACAGCGCCCTGCTCAAACTCGGAGGCACGGTCTCGGAGAAGGTCAACCGGTTTGACCACAAACCAGGTGGGGAGGGCGAGAGCTCCTCCGTGGGCTTCACCAAACTGCAGGAGACCCGGAGGATCTTCGAGCAGCGGACTCTACAG GAGAAGCAAGCGGCCACCAACCGGATCCTGCTGAAGAAGGAGCGGGCCTCGGGCTTCCAGGGCAGCCGTCTCGATGTGGTGGCCCGCTTCAACGGCTCCACTGAGGCTCTGGACCGACTTGACGACCCCCCACCCTccgctccagctccacctccacctccacctcccactccacctcctgctcctgctcccgcTCCACCTCCATCTAGtatccctgctgctgcagcctcggTCGGGCCCGGTGACGCCGTCAGCCCCACCGTAAGCCAGCTCAGTGCCGTGTTCGAGAAGGTCGAGCCGCCAAGCGACCCCACTCCCCCCCAGCGTCGGTCAGCTCCTGCCCTGGCCCCGAAGCCCAAACCTCCAGCAAGAGGAGAGGCTGTCGGCAGGAAG gtAAAGTCGTTGCCTCCTGGTAAGGAGGCCCCCGAGGAGAGGGCAGGAGACGCAGAGCGATCGGAAGGAGTGGTGACCAGCGAGGAGAAGGATGGGTCCAGACAGTCAGGAGACcagctctcctccatctcctcctcagcgGCTGTcgcatcctcctcttcctcctcagaggCCCAACCAGGCGTGGAGGCGCAGCCAGCAGGGACTGAAGCCAGGGGCTCCAGTACGGCGGCTCCAGACCGGGAGCCACCAGCTGAGGATCTGGACGGGCCCAGCGAGGGGTCCGAGGCCGGAGCCAGGCTGGTGCAGGCCGAGGTTCACGCCTCGCtggaaaatggagaaaaagagcCTCCAGGTTCTTCTCCCTCCTCGAAGGAGCAAGGAGCGAACTTTGagagggggggtgaggaggaggaggaggaggaggaggaggaggaggagaacgacGATGATGGCTCGAGGAAGGAGGACTACTCGGAGGGGGATCTGGTGGATATCAGTGCGTACAGCGGACTTGGGGAGGAGGACTCTGGGGGGAGCCAACTGGACgatgaggacgaggaagacgaggagccGTATCAGCCCGAGTCCAGTTGTTCTGAGATTGCAGGCCTccccgaggaagaggagccgcCTCCATCCAATAGGAAGATTCAATTTAGCGTTCAGCCAATCAAG GTCTTCACCACCTACTCCAACGAGGACTACGACCGACGTAACGATGACGTGGATCCAATGGCCGCCTCGGCCGAGTACGAGCTGGAGAAGAGAGTGGAGAAGCTGGATCTATTTCCCGTTGAGCTGGAGaaag acagCGACGGCCTGGGCATCAGTATCATAGGAATGGGAGCAGGAGCCGACATGGGGCTGGAGAAACTGGGGATCTTCGTCAAGACGGTGACAGAGGGCGGAGCCGCACAGAGGgacaacag GATCTTGGTGAACGATCTGATCGTGGAGGTCGATGGAACCAGCCTGGTCGGAGTCACTCAGACCTTCGCTGCCTCCGTCCTCCGCAACACCACCGGCACCGTCag GTTTGTGATTGGCCGGGAGAAGCCGGGCGAGCAGAGCGAGGTGGCCCAGCTGATCCAGCAGACTCTGGAGCAGGAGAGGTGGCAGAGGGACATGATGGAGCAGAGATACAAACAGTACATGGACGAGGATGAAGAG ACGGGTGAATACGCcacagacgaggaggaggagatgagtcCAGTGTTTCCAAACTCCATCGAGGTTTTCGACCTGGCGGAGAACCAGGACATGATGTCTCCTGAGGACATGGACCCCGAGAAGCTGGCCCACAAATTCAAGGAG ctccagatTAAACATGCAGTAACGCAGGCGGAGCTCCAGCTGCTGAAGAGGAAG ctggcTCACGCGGAGCAGGACAAGTTGCGTTGGCGGATGGAGCGAGCTCAGCTGGAGCAGAACATCCGGGACAGCAAAGAGAGGATGGAGAAGCTGGAGGGCTACTGGATGGAGGCTCAGTCCCTGTGCAAG GCAGTGGATGAACACCTAAAGGAAACCCAGTCTCAGTACCAAACCCTAGAGAGGAAGTACAGCAAAGCCAAGAGGCTGATCAAAGAGtaccagcagaa ggAGATTGAGCACCTGAAGAAGGAGACAGCTCAGCGTCGGGCAGAAGAAGAGAGCGATGCGACGCACAAAGAAGAGACGGACAACCTGCAGGACAAG ATTTCAGACTTGGAGACCAAAGTGGACGCTCTGAAGACGCCGCCCAAAACCTCctaa
- the LOC133971313 gene encoding phosphoribosyl pyrophosphate synthase-associated protein 2 → MNHRKGGLVIFTGNSHPASREMSKRIAERLGVELGKVQVYQEANRETRVQIQESVRGKDVFVIQTVSKDVNTTIMELLIMVYACRTSCARSITGVLPYFPYSKQCKMRKRGSIVSKLMASMMCKAGLTHLITMDLHQKEIQGFFEIPVDNLRASPFLLQYIQEEIPDYRNAVIVAKSPSSAKRAQSFAERLRLGLAVIHGEAQDAESDQVDGRHSPPTVKSTGAIHPSMDIPLLIPKEKPPITVVGDVGGRIAIIVDDIIDDVGSFVAAADTLKERGAYKIYVMATHGILSSDAPRFIEESVIDEVVVTNTIPHELQKLQCPKIKTVDISIILSEAIRRIHNGESMSYLFRNIGVDD, encoded by the exons ATGAACCACAGGAAGGGCGGCCTGGTCATCTTCACCGGCAACTCGCACCCCGCCAGCCGCGAAATGAGCAAGAGGATCGCAGA gcggTTAGGGGTGGAGCTTGGGAAGGTGCAGGTGTACCAGGAAGCCAACAGAG AAACACGGGTTCAGATCCAGGAGTCGGTGCGAGGCAAAGACGTGTTTGTGATCCAGACAGTGTCCAA GGACGTGAACACCACCATCATGGAGCTGCTGATCATGGTGTACGCCTGCAGGACGTCCTGTGCCAGAAGCATCACGGGAGTCCTCCCCTACTTCCCCTACAGCAAGCAGTGTaagatgaggaagaggggcTCCATCGTCTCCAAGCTCATGGCCTCTATGATGTGTAAAGctg GTCTCACCCACCTGATCACCATGGACCTGCATCAGAAAGAGATCCAGGGCTTCTTTGAAATCCCAGTGGACAATCTGAGAGCGTCGCCCTTCCTGCTGCAGTACATTCAGGAGGAG ATCCCCGACTACAGAAATGCTGTGATTGTGGCCAAATCCCCGTCTTCCGCCAAAAG GGCTCAGTCGTTTGCAGAGCGACTGCGTCTGGGTCTGGCCGTGATCCACGGTGAAGCTCAGGATGCAGAATCCGACCAGGTGGACGGGCGACACTCTCCACCCACCGTCAAGTCCACCGGAGCCATTCACCCCAGCATGGACATACCAT TGTTGATCCCTAAAGAGAAACCTCCCATCACAGTGGTCGGGGATGTAGGAGGACGCATCGCCATCATCGTG GATGACATCATCGATGACGTGGGCAGCTTCGTGGCGGCGGCCGACACGCTGAAGGAACGAGGAGCGTACAAGATCTACGTGATGGCCACGCACGGCATCCTCTCCTCCGACGCCCCCAGGTTCATCGAGGAGTCTGTAATCGACGAG GTGGTGGTGACCAACACGATTCCCCACGAGCTCCAGAAGCTCCAGTGTCCCAAAATCAAAACTGTGGACATCAGCATAATCCTGTCAGAGGCCATCCGCCGCATCCACAACGGAGAGTCCATGTCCTACCTGTTCCGAAACATAGGAGTGGACGACTga